The following coding sequences are from one Schizosaccharomyces osmophilus chromosome 1, complete sequence window:
- the ilv6 gene encoding acetolactate synthase regulatory subunit Ilv6, translated as MLARRFSRTVNHFVRRKATYVNSPITYKALHANAPLPRCHIIEPPRATVPEAVSNIIASTPFNRIPKPQRHVFNCLVQNEPGVLSRLSGILAARGFNIDSLVVCATEVENLSRMTIAIRGNDEVVEQARRQIEDIVSVWAVLDYTGTDIVERELLLAKVSLLGPDHFQQHFEREMPETAAEEVEQATSSVDNTMTASAALQLRANQLSAINQVTHLFNGRVSDISTESVIIELTARPGRVDNFLSLLRPFGVLEASRTGTTAMARSPLSNAISDKATEDADNDEVVDLPPG; from the exons ATGTTAGCCAGAAGATTCAGTCGTACG GTCAATCATTTTGTCCGAAGGAAAGCGACTTATGTGAATTCTCCTATAACTTACAAGGCTTTGCATGCAAATGCACCTTTACCTCGATGCCATATCATTGAGCCTCCTCGTGCTACAGTCCCTGAGGCTGTTTCTAAC ATTATTGCTTCCACTCCCTTCAATCGTATTCCCAAACCCCAGCGTCACGTCTTCAACTGTCTTGTCCAAAATGAACCTGGTGTCCTTTCTCGTCTATCTGGTATTTTGGCTGCCCGTGGCTTCAACATCGACTCTCTGGTCGTTTGTGCTACTGAAGTCGAAAACCTTTCCCGCATGACCATTGCAATCAGAGG AAACGATGAAGTTGTTGAACAAGCGAGACGCCAAATTGAAGATATCGTTTCAGTTTGGGCTGTCTTGGACTATACCGGTACTGATATTGTAGAGCgtgaattgcttttggcCAAAGTATCCCTCTTGGGTCCTGACCACTTCCAACAGCACTTCGAAAGAGAAATGCCAGAGACTGCTGCTGAAGAAGTTGAACAAGCTACTTCCTCTGTTGATAATACCATGACTGCAAGTGCTGCTTTGCAACTTAGAGCAAACCAGCTTTCTGCCATTAATCAAGTTACTCATCTCTTTAACGGTCGAGTTTCGGATATCTCTACCGAAAGTGTTATAATTGAATTGACTGCTCGTCCCGGTCGTGTTGATAACTTTTTGTCTTTACTTCGTCCTTTCGGTGTGTTGGAAGCCAGTCGTACAGGTACTACAGCCATGGCACGTTCTCCTCTTTCCAACGCAATTTCAGATAAAGCCACTGAAGATGCT GATAATGATGAAGTTGTCGATTTGCCACCTGGTTAA
- the meu17 gene encoding glucan-alpha-1,4-glucosidase, with translation MHIRWLLAFIVSSASLHGISFAEKSESMDINHWTELQKGIAMGHLLDNVGDSGKHTKNINPGCIIASPSDNVPNYYFQWVRDSALTIMTVIDRFLEGDQLLDPIIIKYMDEMVRLQKVKNPSGDFYSGGLGEPKFHTDGSSYEGDWGRPQNDSPALRAMAFIKYLNHRFDHGTEPHEVVPYIEAVLADLDYTVSVWEKPSFDLWEEIQDVHYFTLSVQKTALQEGAAFAMRIGARDQSTLYAETIHPIDLKLGEFWDHQSGIIKGYKNIPNRSGLDCSVLLASLYSKEFDTHTLPTLKKLQESMTNSYAVNQGHKQLIGRYLEDVYDGVGSSIGNPWFLCTHSAAEVIYKAIQYYDSYGLPELTNHNIQFFVEFAEFGDPYNWPLIRKNMIKYADKFLQDASEFHGPNGSMSEQISRVDGKQMGALDLTWSYSSLLNAIYRREAIKRTE, from the coding sequence ATGCATATTCGCTGGCTCTTAGCTTTTATCGTTAGCTCCGCTTCATTACACGGAATATCATTTGCTGAAAAATCTGAAAGTATGGATATCAATCATTGGACTGAACtccaaaaaggaattgcCATGGGCCATCTGCTTGACAATGTTGGAGACAGTGGTAAACACACCAAAAACATCAACCCCGGTTGCATTATCGCTTCTCCATCCGACAATGTTCCAAACTACTATTTCCAATGGGTTCGGGACAGTGCTCTTACCATAATGACCGTTATTGATCGTTTTCTCGAAGGCGACCAGCTCCTTGATCCGATCATTATAAAGTACATGGATGAGATGGTTCGCTTacaaaaagtcaaaaacCCTAGCGGAGACTTTTATAGCGGAGGTTTAGGAGAACCCAAATTTCATACTGACGGCTCGAGCTACGAAGGTGATTGGGGACGTCCTCAGAACGACTCTCCTGCCTTGAGGGCTATGGCCTTTATCAAATATCTAAACCATCGGTTTGATCATGGAACAGAGCCACATGAAGTTGTTCCTTATATTGAAGCAGTCCTGGCAGACTTGGATTATACTGTCAGTGTATGGGAGAAACCTAGTTTTGACCTTTGGGAAGAAATCCAAGATGTTCACTATTTCACATTGAGCGTCCAAAAAACCGCCTTACAAGAAGGTGCGGCCTTTGCAATGCGTATTGGAGCTCGGGATCAATCCACTCTTTATGCCGAAACTATACATCCTATAGATCTCAAGCTTGGCGAGTTTTGGGACCATCAATCGGGAATCATTAAAGGCTACAAAAACATTCCTAATCGTTCTGGACTCGACTGTTCTGTTTTGCTGGCTTCTCTTTATTCTAAAGAGTTTGACACGCATACGCTCCCTACGTTAAAGAAGCTCCAAGAGTCAATGACTAACTCTTATGCTGTCAATCAAGGACACAAGCAGCTTATCGGCCGCTATTTGGAAGATGTGTATGATGGTGTTGGTAGCTCCATTGGCAATCCTTGGTTCCTTTGTACCCACAGTGCAGCCGAAGTGATCTATAAGGCTATTCAATACTATGACTCTTATGGCCTTCCAGAACTCACTAACCACAATATACAATTTTTCGTTGAGTTTGCTGAATTTGGTGATCCTTACAACTGGCCTCTTATCCGCAAGAACATGATCAAGTACGCCGACAAATTTTTACAAGATGCTTCGGAATTCCATGGTCCCAATGGTTCCATGTCTGAGCAAATATCTCGTGTAGATGGCAAACAAATGGGCGCCTTGGATTTAACTTGGAGCTATAGCTCTTTGTTGAACGCCATTTACAGAAGAGAAGCTATCAAACGCACAGAGTAA
- the arc1 gene encoding ARP2/3 actin-organizing complex subunit Sop2: protein MSSFQLLTVLPKPSYEHVFNKERNEFVTTTATNQVEVYKQHGLDWILNKAFSDHEKIVTCVDWSPVTNRIVTCSQDRNAYVYEKRSDGSWKQTLVLLRLTRAATFVRWSPKGDKFAVGSGARVVSVCYFEEENDWWVSKHLKRPLRSTILSLDWHPNNVLLAAGCADRKTYVLSAYIRDVDEKPEASVWGSRLPFNTVCAEYPANGWIHSVQFSPSGNALAYTSHDSSLSIVYPSAPEQPPRAFVTLKLPQLPLHSLLWVNETTIVAAGYNYAPLLFQGNESGWSFIGDLDPGASKTAAAQTGKDAEKDEEESGPVSFSALRSTFRNMDLKGSSESVSSLPTVHQNMVSSLRPYSGAPGSMKSFTSSGTDGCIVLWNV, encoded by the exons ATGTCGAGCTTTCAGCTTCTAACCGTCCTTCCAAAACCTTCCTATGAACATGTCTTTAACAAAGAACGCAATG AATTTGTGACTACAACAGCTACAAATCAAGTAGAGGTATATAAACAACATGGCCTCGATTGGATTCTCAACAAAGCGTTCAGCGATCACGAAAAGATTGTCACATGTGTTGACTGGTCTCCTGTTACCAACCGTATCGTAACATGCTCGCAAGACCGCAATGCGTATGTGTATGAGAAACGTTCTGATGGAAGCTGGAAACAGACTTTAGTCCTACTTCGATTGACACGTGCCGCTACGTTTGTCCGCTGGTCTCCCAAGGGTGACAAATTTGCCGTGGGCAGCGGTGCCCGGGTCGTTTCAGTGTGctattttgaagaagaaaatgactGGTGGGTCAGTAAGCATTTAAAGCGCCCATTGAGAAGCACCATCTTGTCTTTGGATTGGCACCCCAACAACGTTCTGCTTGCTGCTGGTTGTGCCGATCGAAAGACGTATGTATTGTCCGCCTACATTCGTGATGTCGATGAAAAGCCTGAAGCTAGTGTCTGGGGATCTCGTCTTCCCTTCAACACCGTTTGTGCCGAATATCCTGCTAATGGCTGGATCCATTCTGTCCAGTTCTCTCCATCAGGAAATGCTTTGGCATACACCAGTCACGATTCTTCCCTTAGTATCGTATACCCAAGTGCTCCAGAGCAACCTCCTCGCGCTTTTGTTACTCTCAAATTGCCCCAGCTTCCCcttcattctcttttatGGGTGAACGAAACCACCATTGTCGCTGCTGGCTATAATTATGCACCTCTGCTTTTCCAAGGAAACGAATCTGGTTGGTCTTTTATTGGTGACTTGGACCCTGGTGCTTCCAAAACCGCAGCTGCTCAAACCGGAAAGGATGCcgaaaaagatgaagaagaatctggACCCGTTTCTTTCTCTGCCTTGCGTTCTACCTTCCGAAACATGGATTTAAAGGGTTCTAGCGAgtctgtttcttctttgccTACCGTACACCAAAACATGGTTTCTTCTCTTCGCCCATATTCCGGTGCTCCAGGAAGCATGAAGTCCTTCACCTCTAGCGGCACAGATGGTTGCATCGTTTTGTGGAACGTTTAA